One Huiozyma naganishii CBS 8797 chromosome 4, complete genome genomic region harbors:
- the DAL7 gene encoding malate synthase DAL7 (similar to Saccharomyces cerevisiae DAL7 (YIR031C)), whose amino-acid sequence MVKINLDNVKLYAELDDKPQFSPSKTTIKDILTKEALEFVVLLHRTFNGKRKELLENRNLKQKKLDDGSYTFDSLPDFEQIRNDPTWQGAIPAPGLINRSSEITGPPQRNMLVNALNAEVTTYMTDFEDSSSPTWFNMIYGQVNLFDAIRNQIDFTTPRKDYKLKGDIKDLPTLIVRPRGWHMEEKHLYVDDEPISASIFDFGLYFFHNAKELIKVGKGPYFYLPKMEDHLEVRLWNDIFCVAQDFIGMPRGTIRATILIETLPAAFQMEEFIYEIRQHSSGLNCGRWDYIFSTIKKLRNKPEHVLPDRDLVTMTSPFMDAYVKKLINTCHRRGVHAMGGMAAQIPIKDDPKANETALNKVRMDKIREMTNGHDGSWVAHPALAPICNEVFSIMGTANQIYKIPDVHVRTADLLNTKIEGAKVTVDGIRQNLDIGLQYMEAWLRGSGCVPINHLMEDAATAEVSRCQLYQWVTHGVKLADTEGTVTPELTTKILDEQVAILSSKSPVGDKNKFALAAKYFLPEIRGEKFSDFLTTLLYDEVITPTATPIDCSKL is encoded by the coding sequence ATGGTGAAAATTAACCTAGATAATGTCAAGCTATATGCAGAACTTGACGATAAGCCACAATTCTCCCCATCAAAGACAACGATTAAAGACATTTTAACTAAGGAAGCATTGGAGTTTGTCGTTTTGCTTCATAGAACCTTCAATGGGAAACGTAAGGAATTATTGGAGAACAGAAACctaaaacagaaaaaactGGATGATGGCTCTTACACTTTTGACTCCTTACCGGACTTTGAACAGATCAGAAATGACCCCACCTGGCAAGGTGCAATCCCAGCGCCTGGACTGATCAACAGATCCTCTGAAATCACGGGGCCTCCACAAAGAAACATGCTTGTCAACGCTCTAAATGCCGAGGTAACGACCTACATGACCGATTTTGAGGATTCCTCCTCACCAACTTGGTTCAACATGATCTATGGCCAGGTGAACTTATTCGATGCTATTAGAAACCAAATCGACTTCACCACCCCAAGAAAAGATTACAAGTTGAAGGGTGACATCAAAGATTTGCCCACATTAATTGTCAGGCCTCGTGGGTGGCAcatggaggagaagcaTCTGTATGTCGACGACGAACCTATCAGCGCATCAATCTTCGATTTCGGTCTCTATTTCTTCCATAATGCAAAGGAGTTGATCAAAGTTGGTAAAGGCCCCTACTTTTACCTACCCAAAATGGAGGACCATTTGGAGGTTAGGCTATGGAACgatattttttgtgttGCTCAAGATTTTATCGGTATGCCAAGAGGTACCATTAGAGCTACGATTCTAATCGAGACATTGCCAGCAGCTTTCCAAATGGAGGAGTTTATCTACGAGATTAGACAACACTCCAGTGGGCTGAACTGTGGCCGTTGGGATTATATCTTTTCCaccatcaagaagttgagaAACAAACCAGAACATGTGCTGCCAGACAGAGATCTTGTCACAATGACCTCTCCCTTCATGGATGCCTACGTCAAAAAGTTGATCAACACCTGCCATCGTAGAGGGGTTCATGCCATGGGTGGTATGGCAGCGCAAATCCCAATCAAAGACGATCCAAAGGCCAATGAGACCgctttgaacaaagttCGCATGGATAAGATCAGAGAGATGACCAATGGTCATGACGGTTCCTGGGTTGCGCATCCAGCGCTAGCCCCTATCTGCAACGAAGTATTCAGCATTATGGGTACGGCCAACCAGATATACAAAATTCCTGATGTTCATGTTCGTACTGCCGATTTGCTGAACACTAAAATCGAAGGTGCCAAGGTCACTGTGGACGGGATCAGACAAAACTTGGATATTGGGCTCCAGTATATGGAAGCATGGCTGAGAGGTTCCGGCTGTGTTCCAATCAACCATTTAATGGAGGATGCTGCCACGGCCGAGGTTTCTCGTTGTCAATTGTACCAATGGGTCACGCACGGTGTAAAACTCGCCGACACTGAGGGGACTGTTACACCAGAGCTAACCACTAAAATTCTAGACGAGCAGGTTGCCATCCTTTCCAGCAAATCGCCTGTCggggacaagaacaagtttgCTCTTGCTGCCAAGTACTTTTTGCCGGAGATTAGAGGCGAAAAGTTCAGTGACTTCCTGACGACCCTCCTCTACGATGAAGTGATCACGCCAACTGCAACCCCAATAGATTGCTCAAAACTATGA
- the DAL3 gene encoding ureidoglycolate hydrolase (similar to Saccharomyces cerevisiae DAL3 (YIR032C)) translates to MGYPIVCTGLTIHGFKPYGSIISPDEEVSKISGDGKNANQGTAIKILQVSDIQKIGTTGPSVPNWNMFRCFPQPHMQHVKTGEQFRHEVHVLEKHPQSSQTFVPMGRPSDEIAYLVVVALPQIRDGKDVGPDMGTLKAFLCKGNQAVSYGAGVWHAPMIVVGGPAFTDFAVLIYETLDASKPELDLVEQKYTAEDTIIVGTA, encoded by the coding sequence ATGGGATATCCAATTGTTTGTACGGGACTAACCATCCACGGTTTCAAACCGTACGGTTCGATTATTTCGCCGGATGAAGAGGTCTCTAAGATAAGCGGGGATGGTAAAAATGCAAACCAAGGCACCGCAATCAAGATACTACAGGTGAGTGACATCCAAAAAATCGGAACAACAGGCCCCTCGGTACCTAACTGGAACATGTTCCGCTGCTTCCCTCAGCCCCACATGCAGCATGTTAAAACGGGCGAACAGTTCAGGCACGAGGTGCACGTTTTAGAGAAACACCCGCAGAGCTCTCAAACTTTTGTCCCCATGGGCAGGCCGAGCGACGAAATTGCATAcctcgttgttgttgcattGCCACAAATTAGAGATGGCAAGGATGTAGGCCCTGATATGGGGACGTTGAAAGCTTTTTTATGCAAAGGCAACCAGGCAGTGTCCTACGGAGCAGGAGTTTGGCACGCTCCCATGATAGTGGTGGGTGGACCGGCGTTTACAGATTTTGCCGTTCTCATCTACGAAACTTTGGATGCTTCGAAGCCAGAgcttgatcttgttgagCAGAAGTATACTGCTGAAGATACCATTATCGTGGGGACTGCATAG
- the DAL2 gene encoding allantoicase (similar to Saccharomyces cerevisiae DAL2 (YIR029W)) — translation MQLYSLAQEKQFIGEITKNYQSVDVIGAKLGGSVVATSDEWFAAAENLIQPKVPIRDATKFTHAGAWYDGWETRRHNEKEYDWVIIKMGVHAARIVGGEIDTAFFNGNHAPHVSVDALFDYNENNESVSETDPRWEEVITKFECGPSQRHFFIREGGLTEKTYTHIKLKMYPDGGIARFRLYGKVVPPEFKKLSANNNIDLAFVCNGAVALDFSDQHFGSADNLLLPGRGHDMSDGWETKRSRTPGHTDWVSIQLGRQSTFIDKIVIDTAHYRGNFPQYITVHGCQGPPDKDTQWIELVGKSKTGPDTEHEYKIQKEMKLTHVKLTIIPDGGVKRIRVWGY, via the coding sequence GGAGCTAAACTAGGTGGTTCAGTAGTTGCTACGTCCGATGAATGgtttgctgctgcagaGAACCTGATTCAACCCAAGGTTCCTATCAGAGATGCCACAAAGTTTACACACGCTGGTGCATGGTACGACGGATGGGAAACTAGAAGACATAATGAAAAAGAGTATGACTGGGTGATAATTAAGATGGGTGTACACGCAGCGCGTATAGTCGGTGGTGAGATTGATACTGCCTTTTTCAATGGTAACCATGCTCCACACGTTTCAGTCGATGCCTTGTTTGACTATAACGAAAACAATGAAAGCGTCTCAGAGACTGACCCGCGCTGGGAGGAAGTTATCACCAAGTTTGAATGTGGTCCATCTCAAAGGCACTTCTTCATTCGTGAAGGAGGACTGACTGAGAAAACGTATACTCACATCAAATTGAAGATGTATCCAGACGGCGGGATTGCTAGATTTAGATTGTACGGTAAAGTCGTGCCACCTGAGTTCAAAAAACTAAGCGCCAATAACAATATCGATTTGGCCTTTGTTTGCAACGGTGCCGTTGCTTTGGATTTCTCTGATCAACATTTTGGGTCAGCCGACAACTTGCTACTACCAGGTAGAGGCCACGATATGTCTGACGGGTGGGAAACCAAAAGGTCAAGGACCCCTGGGCATACTGACTGGGTGAGCATCCAATTGGGCCGTCAATCCACGTTCATTGATAAGATTGTTATCGATACCGCTCATTATAGAGGCAATTTCCCTCAATATATTACTGTCCATGGCTGCCAGGGTCCCCCAGATAAAGATACACAATGGATTGAGCTGGTGGGTAAATCCAAAACTGGACCGGATACGGAGCACGAATATAAAATCCAGAAAGAAATGAAATTGACTCACGTAAAATTGACAATAATCCCAGATGGTGGGGTCAAAAGAATTAGAGTCTGGGGTTATTAA
- the DCG1 gene encoding Dcg1p (similar to Saccharomyces cerevisiae DCG1 (YIR030C)) has protein sequence MSQIHILVVNPNSSESMTHEVEQNIRALFKKELNSKSLALTFATGPASAPLQIDGKESSLRSAEACLPMLTDAGSVYFYNKYDGVLVACFSDHPLVAELLSVIKSTTSKTVVMGLLDTSIHYCNMINSKPFSIITSNKEWVPILNESVESKYLTSSVINQSLWKGTISSDIQVLDLHLPENFAKIVDVIRKENIERLKSKIIILGCAGFSGLQTSLSKEFPGAGIVFVDSVAIGVRVVMMIADFNKSVSSP, from the coding sequence ATGAGTCAAATTCATATTTTAGTTGTCAACCCGAACAGCTCTGAATCAATGACTCATGAGGTAGAACAGAATATCAGGGCACTGTTTAAGAAGGAATTAAATAGCAAGTCTTTGGCCCTTACGTTTGCCACAGGACCTGCGAGCGCTCCACTCCAGATTGATGGTAAGGAGTCTAGTTTACGAAGCGCAGAGGCCTGTCTGCCAATGCTGACAGATGCCGGTTCCGTTTACTTCTACAACAAATACGACGGTGTACTGGTGGCTTGTTTTTCTGATCATCCGTTGGTAGCTGAGCTGTTATCCGTAATAAAATCTACAACTAGTAAGACAGTTGTAATGGGATTGCTAGATACTTCAATCCATTATTGTAACATGATCAACAGCAAGCCATTTTCTATAATTACATCAAATAAAGAATGGGTACCGATCTTGAATGAGTCTGTTGAATCCAAATACCTTACCAGCAGTGTCATCAATCAATCTTTATGGAAGGGCACAATATCTTCTGATATTCAAGTACTCGATTTGCATTTACCGGAAAACTTTGCAAAAATTGTAGATGTCATCAGAAAAGAGAACATTGAGAGATTGAAATCAAAAATTATCATTTTAGGTTGTGCAGGATTTTCTGGATTACAGACCAGTCTTTCAAAGGAATTTCCAGGAGCTGGGATTGTTTTTGTGGATTCTGTGGCTATAGGTGTGAGAGTTGTGATGATGATCGCCGATTTTAATAAAAGTGTATCATCTCCATAA
- the KNAG0D03140 gene encoding allantoate permease family MFS transporter (similar to Saccharomyces cerevisiae DAL5 (YJR152W)), whose protein sequence is MSCSNSSIDEKDNKIDITNNVVDQGTDTYDIPVENVLSTIISPNGRVIEINGEKVDEAMKLAEEAKNLKITPEEDRKLVWKIDLCMFPLMCLIYAVQFMDKISTSSAAIMGLRTDLKMHGDQYSWVGSAFYFGYLFMNLGFVQLIFQKTKYMAKMLAVFIIVWGMLLTCHSAPSINYAGFIALRVLLGCAESVVTPCFTIITAQLLWKTEEQFTRICFWFGMNGLGSILLNAIAYGVYIHKDSYSIEGWRVLFVIVGVITIFLGGLIYYWIPDDPASARFLSEREKLMVVERIRSNQQGFGNHEIKKYQMIEALRDPRTWLYFLFTVSSNIPNGGISNFLSILMNGDFGYSSSESLLMSLPTGAVEFVGCPLFGILAVYAANKKIPFWRYRLGWAIFAAVLALIASCMLAYAKHSKSARLAGAYLWYISPVSFICVLSNISANSSGYTKKWTVSSINLVAYAAANLAGPQCFIPRQAPGYQGAKTAMVVCYAVMIVILVTLLTLNMRENKRRDKLEAERGHQEIVNLEFSDVTDFENPNFRYTL, encoded by the coding sequence ATGTCTTGTAGCAACTCTTCAATAGACGAGAAGGACAACAAAATTGATATCACCAACAATGTTGTGGACCAAGGGACGGACACATATGATATCCCTGTTGAAAACGTTCTCAGCACCATTATCTCCCCCAATGGGAGAGTAATTGAGATCAACGGTGAAAAAGTCGATGAAGCAATGAAGCTGGCAGAAGAAGCGAAAAACCTAAAGATCACCCCAGAAGAGGACCGCAAATTAGTCTGGAAGATTGATCTCTGCATGTTCCCACTGATGTGTCTAATTTATGCTGTACAATTTATGGATAAAATATCGACAAGTTCCGCCGCAATTATGGGTCTTAGAACCGATTTGAAAATGCATGGTGATCAATATTCTTGGGTTGGTTCAGCATTCTATTTTGGTTACCTGTTTATGAACCTGGGATTTGTCCAGTTGATTTTCCAAAAAACCAAATATATGGCAAAAATGTTGGCCGTTTTCATTATTGTTTGGGGGATGTTGCTTACTTGCCATTCCGCTCCATCTATAAACTATGCTGGTTTCATTGCTCTAAGAGTTTTGCTAGGTTGTGCAGAAAGTGTTGTCACTCCATGTTTCACAATTATTACTGCTCAATTATTATGGAAGACAGAGGAGCAATTCACTAGAATCTGTTTCTGGTTCGGTATGAACGGGCTTGGTTCCATACTATTAAATGCCATTGCGTACGGTGTATACATCCACAAGGATTCTTACAGCATTGAAGGATGGAGAGTACTGTTTGTCATAGTTGGTGTTATTACAATTTTCCTTGGTGGTTTGATCTATTACTGGATTCCAGATGATCCAGCATCTGCCAGGTTTTTGAGCGAGAGGGAGAAGCTAATGGTAGTGGAACGGATTAGATCAAACCAACAAGGTTTTGGGAATCATGAAATTAAAAAATACCAAATGATCGAAGCTTTGAGGGATCCACGGACGTGGCTATATTTTCTCTTTACTGTTTCGTCCAACATTCCAAACGGTGGTATCTCCAACTTCTTGAGTATTTTGATGAATGGCGATTTTGGATACAGTTCTTCAGAGTCCCTATTGATGAGTTTACCAACTGGTGCCGTTGAATTTGTCGGCTGTCCTTTGTTCGGTATCTTAGCAGTATACGCggcaaacaaaaaaattccATTCTGGAGATACAGGTTAGGTTGGGCAATTTTTGCTGCAGTTCTAGCTTTAATTGCGAGTTGTATGCTAGCCTATGCTAAACACTCAAAAAGTGCAAGATTGGCAGGTGCCTACCTATGGTACATTTCCCCAGTATCATTCATTTGTGTCCTATCCAATATCAGTGCAAATTCTTCTGGTTACACCAAAAAATGGACCGTTTCATCAATCAATCTAGTGGCATATGCAGCAGCAAACCTGGCTGGCCCACAATGTTTTATTCCACGTCAAGCCCCTGGTTATCAAGGAGCGAAAACAGCGATGGTGGTCTGTTATGCTGTCATGATTGTCATCTTGGTGACCTTGTTGACACTAAATATGAGAGAGAATAAGAGACGTGACAAATTGGAAGCTGAAAGAGGCCATCAAGAGATTGTGAACTTAGAGTTCAGCGATGTCacagattttgaaaacccCAACTTTAGATACACCTTGTAA